CCCAACCGGTTTCCGTCTCCCTGATAACGTAGAACTCCGGCTCGATGCCAACGTTGGCGACGAAGCCCATATCGGCTGCCCGCTCGACCTGCTGGAGCAGCACGTTGCGGGAGTCCTGCGAATAGAGCTCGTTCTCCAACTTGAGGGTGGCCGGGGCGAGTGCGATCTGCGGATCCCACGGCAACACGACGAGCCGGTCGAGGTCGGGGAAGCCCTGACATTCGTCTTCATGTGGTCCGAGCTCGCCCATGCCCTCCAGCGCACCCACCGTGTAGAGCTCCGAACCGTTTGCCATCGACTCGAGCGACGTCACGGGGACGCACTTGCTCTTCGGGACGCCATGGATATCGACGTAGTAGCCGAACACGTATCGCACGCCTTGTGCTGCGAGTGTCGTGGCCAGGTCGGCGGCGGATGCCATGGGCAACGTCCCTTCGTAGGTCGATTTATGGCATCTAAACACCGTGGTAAGTCGAATACAAGCATTCACAGCGCAAAAATCGACGAAAATCGTTTCAACGATGTAAACGACGGTCCCCGATGCGCGCGCTGGTGTGCCACCCGCTGCGGGCCCTAAAACGGTGCAGCGCTTGGGATCTGGATCAGGTCAGTGCGACCAGCCGTCGGCGTTCTGATCGTCGAAGGTGCGGTCGATGCGTTCGAAGCGCCGCCGGATCGAGTCTCGCGCCGCGCGGTGCGGTAGCGCGTAGAGGCGGTTGGTCAGGATCGCGTCGGCCGTCAACCGCGCCACGTCGTCGACGGCGAGCACCGAGTCGTCGGTGGGATCGGAGGCGAGTTGCTGAACCGACTCGGCGGCCGAGGGCGTGGCCGGGCCGTAATCCGAACTGCGCACGCGTTCGGTGTTGGCCAGCAGGTTGGTCTCCACGATCATCGGGCACAGCACTGTCACCCCGATGCCGTTCGGCCGCACCTCGCGAGCCAGGGTTTCGGCGAGCGCGACGACGCCGTACTTCGCCACGCAGTACGGTCCCAGCCCGACGTTGGGAATCAACCCGGCGAACGACGACGTGAACACGATGTGACTGTCGCCGCCTTGGGCGATCAGCCGGGGCAGGAACGCCTCGACGCCGTGGATCGGGCCCCACAGGTCGACGTCGATGACGAACCGCCAGTCGTCGTGGCTGGTTTCGGCGATCGGGCCCGCGTACGCGATGCCGGCGTTGTTGAACACCACGTGCACTTCGCCGTAGACGCGGAACGCCTCGTCGGCGAGATTGGTCACGTCGTCGAGCTTGCGCACGTCGCAGACGACGCCGTGGGCGTCGACGCCGTCCCCGCGCAGCGTCGACACCGCACTGTCCAGTGCGCCCCGGTCGATGTCGGCGATCATCACCCGCGCGCCGCGACGGGCGAACTCTCGC
The genomic region above belongs to Mycobacterium sp. 3519A and contains:
- a CDS encoding SDR family NAD(P)-dependent oxidoreductase, giving the protein MESFEGRATVITGGANGIGFATAREFARRGARVMIADIDRGALDSAVSTLRGDGVDAHGVVCDVRKLDDVTNLADEAFRVYGEVHVVFNNAGIAYAGPIAETSHDDWRFVIDVDLWGPIHGVEAFLPRLIAQGGDSHIVFTSSFAGLIPNVGLGPYCVAKYGVVALAETLAREVRPNGIGVTVLCPMIVETNLLANTERVRSSDYGPATPSAAESVQQLASDPTDDSVLAVDDVARLTADAILTNRLYALPHRAARDSIRRRFERIDRTFDDQNADGWSH